One segment of Salvelinus alpinus chromosome 1, SLU_Salpinus.1, whole genome shotgun sequence DNA contains the following:
- the LOC139530365 gene encoding heterogeneous nuclear ribonucleoprotein L-like isoform X4: MAAAAGRYYNEGGRATKRQKTEDGMTTEGYDDPHKTVPSPVVHIRGLVDGIMEADLVEALQEFGTISYVVMMPKKRQALVEYEDMNGSCNAVTYAAENQVYIAGHPAFINYSTSQKISRPGDPDDSRSVNNVLLLTIMNPIYPITSDVLYTVCNNCGPVQRIVIFRKNGVQAMVEFDAVQSAQRAKASLNGADIYSGCCTLKIEYAKPTRLNVFKNDQDTWDYTNPNPSGQDADAEGNWNNSQDPNANPNKRARPPALLGDHPPEYGGQTGAYHGYHDESGYGPPPPHYEGGRRMGPPMGGRGRGRGGSYGGPGYGHGPPPPGDYTAHADSPVVMVYGLEPAKINADKVFNVFCLYGNVERVKFMKSKPGAAMVEMGDCYAVDRAISHLNNNFLFGQKLNVCVSKQQAIMPGQSYELEDGSSSFKDFHGSRNNRFTSPEQAAKNRIQHPSNVLHFFNGQPDISVEVFNGVCEELGVKIPSNIKLFTGKSERSSSGLLEWESINDSMEALAMMNHYQMKNPSGPYPYTLKLCFSTAQHAN, from the exons ATGGCTGCCGCAGCAGGTCGCTATTACAACGAGGGTGGCAGAGCAACGAAAAGACAGAAAACCGAAGACGGGATGACGACG GAGGGCTATGATGACCCCCATAAAACAGTCCCTTCCCCAGTGGTCCACATCAGGGGCCTTGTCGATGGCATCATGGAGGcagatctagtggaagccctgcAGGAGTTCGGGACCATAAG TTATGTGGTCATGATGCCCAAGAAGCGCCAGGCCCTGGTGGAGTACGAGGACATGAATGGATCCTGCAATGCTGTGACCTATGCAGCCGAGAACCAGGTCTACATTGCCGGGCACCCCGCCTTCATCAACTACTCCACCAGCCAGAAGATCTCCCGGCCCGGAGACCCAGACGACTCGCGCAGCGTCAATAACGTGCTGCTGCTCACCATCATGAACCCCATCTACCCCATCACCTCG GATGTGCTGTACACAGTCTGTAACAACTGCGGACCCGTCCAAAGGATTGTCATCTTCAGGAAGAATGGCGTTCAGGCCATGGTGGA ATTTGATGCTGTACAAAGTGCCCAGAGGGCGAAAGCCTCTCTAAATGGGGCAGACATCTACTCTGGCTGCTGCACACTGAAGATTGAGTATGCCAAG CCAACCCGCCTCAACGTGTTCAAAAATGACCAGGACACCTGGGACTACACAAACCCCAACCCGAGTGGCCAAG ATGCTGACGCTGAAGGCAATTGGAACAATtcacaag ATCCCAATGCCAACCCCAACAAGCGTGCGAGGCCGCCAGCTTTATTAGGAGACCACCCTCCAGAGTATG GCGGGCAGACTGGTGCTTATCACGGCTACCATGATGAAAGTGGCTACGGGCCCCCTCCTCCTCACTATGAGGGCGGGCGCCGCATGGGGCCTCCAATGGGAGGGCGTGGCCGCGGACGTGGTGGAAGCTACGGGGGACCTGGGTACGGACATGGCCCACCTCCCCCCGGTGACTACACCGCCCACGCTGACTCCCCTGTTGTTATGGTGTACGGCCTGGAGCCCGCGAAGATCAACGCCGACAAGGTCTTCAACGTCTTCTGTCTCTACGGCAACGTGGAGCGG GTGAAGTTCATGAAGAGTAAGCCGGGGGCAGCCATGGTGGAGATGGGCGACTGCTACGCTGTGGACCGTGCCATCAGCCACCTCAACAACAACTTCCTGTTTGGACAGAAGCTCAACGTCTG TGTGTCCAAGCAGCAGGCCATCATGCCTGGTCAGTCCTACGAACTGGAGGACGGCTCCAGCAGCTTCAAGGACTTCCACGGCTCCCGCAACAACCGCTTCACCTCCCCGGAGCAGGCGGCAAAGAACCGCATCCAGCACCCCAGCAACGTCCTGCACTTCTTTAACGGGCAGCCCGACATCTCTGTGGAGGTCTTCAATGGG GTCTGTGAGGAACTTGGTGTGAAGATCCCATCCAATATCAAACTCTTCACCGGAAAGA GTGAGAGGAGCTCATCCGGGCTGCTGGAGTGGGAGTCTATAAACGATTCCATGGAGGCTCTGGCCATGATGAACCACTACCAGATGAAGAACCCCA GTGGTCCGTACCCTTACACACTGAAGCTGTGTTTCTCAACCGCGCAGCATGCCAACTAG
- the LOC139530365 gene encoding heterogeneous nuclear ribonucleoprotein L-like isoform X1 yields MAAAAGRYYNEGGRATKRQKTEDGMTTEGYDDPHKTVPSPVVHIRGLVDGIMEADLVEALQEFGTISYVVMMPKKRQALVEYEDMNGSCNAVTYAAENQVYIAGHPAFINYSTSQKISRPGDPDDSRSVNNVLLLTIMNPIYPITSDVLYTVCNNCGPVQRIVIFRKNGVQAMVEFDAVQSAQRAKASLNGADIYSGCCTLKIEYAKPTRLNVFKNDQDTWDYTNPNPSGQDADAEGNWNNSQDPNANPNKRARPPALLGDHPPEYGGQTGAYHGYHDESGYGPPPPHYEGGRRMGPPMGGRGRGRGGSYGGPGYGHGPPPPGDYTAHADSPVVMVYGLEPAKINADKVFNVFCLYGNVERVKFMKSKPGAAMVEMGDCYAVDRAISHLNNNFLFGQKLNVCVSKQQAIMPGQSYELEDGSSSFKDFHGSRNNRFTSPEQAAKNRIQHPSNVLHFFNGQPDISVEVFNGVCEELGVKIPSNIKLFTGKSGATGERSSSGLLEWESINDSMEALAMMNHYQMKNPSKYSDCDNNTTANDTNGGPYPYTLKLCFSTAQHAN; encoded by the exons ATGGCTGCCGCAGCAGGTCGCTATTACAACGAGGGTGGCAGAGCAACGAAAAGACAGAAAACCGAAGACGGGATGACGACG GAGGGCTATGATGACCCCCATAAAACAGTCCCTTCCCCAGTGGTCCACATCAGGGGCCTTGTCGATGGCATCATGGAGGcagatctagtggaagccctgcAGGAGTTCGGGACCATAAG TTATGTGGTCATGATGCCCAAGAAGCGCCAGGCCCTGGTGGAGTACGAGGACATGAATGGATCCTGCAATGCTGTGACCTATGCAGCCGAGAACCAGGTCTACATTGCCGGGCACCCCGCCTTCATCAACTACTCCACCAGCCAGAAGATCTCCCGGCCCGGAGACCCAGACGACTCGCGCAGCGTCAATAACGTGCTGCTGCTCACCATCATGAACCCCATCTACCCCATCACCTCG GATGTGCTGTACACAGTCTGTAACAACTGCGGACCCGTCCAAAGGATTGTCATCTTCAGGAAGAATGGCGTTCAGGCCATGGTGGA ATTTGATGCTGTACAAAGTGCCCAGAGGGCGAAAGCCTCTCTAAATGGGGCAGACATCTACTCTGGCTGCTGCACACTGAAGATTGAGTATGCCAAG CCAACCCGCCTCAACGTGTTCAAAAATGACCAGGACACCTGGGACTACACAAACCCCAACCCGAGTGGCCAAG ATGCTGACGCTGAAGGCAATTGGAACAATtcacaag ATCCCAATGCCAACCCCAACAAGCGTGCGAGGCCGCCAGCTTTATTAGGAGACCACCCTCCAGAGTATG GCGGGCAGACTGGTGCTTATCACGGCTACCATGATGAAAGTGGCTACGGGCCCCCTCCTCCTCACTATGAGGGCGGGCGCCGCATGGGGCCTCCAATGGGAGGGCGTGGCCGCGGACGTGGTGGAAGCTACGGGGGACCTGGGTACGGACATGGCCCACCTCCCCCCGGTGACTACACCGCCCACGCTGACTCCCCTGTTGTTATGGTGTACGGCCTGGAGCCCGCGAAGATCAACGCCGACAAGGTCTTCAACGTCTTCTGTCTCTACGGCAACGTGGAGCGG GTGAAGTTCATGAAGAGTAAGCCGGGGGCAGCCATGGTGGAGATGGGCGACTGCTACGCTGTGGACCGTGCCATCAGCCACCTCAACAACAACTTCCTGTTTGGACAGAAGCTCAACGTCTG TGTGTCCAAGCAGCAGGCCATCATGCCTGGTCAGTCCTACGAACTGGAGGACGGCTCCAGCAGCTTCAAGGACTTCCACGGCTCCCGCAACAACCGCTTCACCTCCCCGGAGCAGGCGGCAAAGAACCGCATCCAGCACCCCAGCAACGTCCTGCACTTCTTTAACGGGCAGCCCGACATCTCTGTGGAGGTCTTCAATGGG GTCTGTGAGGAACTTGGTGTGAAGATCCCATCCAATATCAAACTCTTCACCGGAAAGA GTGGCGCGACAGGTGAGAGGAGCTCATCCGGGCTGCTGGAGTGGGAGTCTATAAACGATTCCATGGAGGCTCTGGCCATGATGAACCACTACCAGATGAAGAACCCCAGTAAGTACTCCGACTGCGATAACAACACCACCGCTAATGATACCAACG GTGGTCCGTACCCTTACACACTGAAGCTGTGTTTCTCAACCGCGCAGCATGCCAACTAG
- the LOC139530365 gene encoding heterogeneous nuclear ribonucleoprotein L-like isoform X3 yields MAAAAGRYYNEGGRATKRQKTEDGMTTEGYDDPHKTVPSPVVHIRGLVDGIMEADLVEALQEFGTISYVVMMPKKRQALVEYEDMNGSCNAVTYAAENQVYIAGHPAFINYSTSQKISRPGDPDDSRSVNNVLLLTIMNPIYPITSDVLYTVCNNCGPVQRIVIFRKNGVQAMVEFDAVQSAQRAKASLNGADIYSGCCTLKIEYAKPTRLNVFKNDQDTWDYTNPNPSGQDADAEGNWNNSQDPNANPNKRARPPALLGDHPPEYGGQTGAYHGYHDESGYGPPPPHYEGGRRMGPPMGGRGRGRGGSYGGPGYGHGPPPPGDYTAHADSPVVMVYGLEPAKINADKVFNVFCLYGNVERVKFMKSKPGAAMVEMGDCYAVDRAISHLNNNFLFGQKLNVCVSKQQAIMPGQSYELEDGSSSFKDFHGSRNNRFTSPEQAAKNRIQHPSNVLHFFNGQPDISVEVFNGVCEELGVKIPSNIKLFTGKSGATGERSSSGLLEWESINDSMEALAMMNHYQMKNPSGPYPYTLKLCFSTAQHAN; encoded by the exons ATGGCTGCCGCAGCAGGTCGCTATTACAACGAGGGTGGCAGAGCAACGAAAAGACAGAAAACCGAAGACGGGATGACGACG GAGGGCTATGATGACCCCCATAAAACAGTCCCTTCCCCAGTGGTCCACATCAGGGGCCTTGTCGATGGCATCATGGAGGcagatctagtggaagccctgcAGGAGTTCGGGACCATAAG TTATGTGGTCATGATGCCCAAGAAGCGCCAGGCCCTGGTGGAGTACGAGGACATGAATGGATCCTGCAATGCTGTGACCTATGCAGCCGAGAACCAGGTCTACATTGCCGGGCACCCCGCCTTCATCAACTACTCCACCAGCCAGAAGATCTCCCGGCCCGGAGACCCAGACGACTCGCGCAGCGTCAATAACGTGCTGCTGCTCACCATCATGAACCCCATCTACCCCATCACCTCG GATGTGCTGTACACAGTCTGTAACAACTGCGGACCCGTCCAAAGGATTGTCATCTTCAGGAAGAATGGCGTTCAGGCCATGGTGGA ATTTGATGCTGTACAAAGTGCCCAGAGGGCGAAAGCCTCTCTAAATGGGGCAGACATCTACTCTGGCTGCTGCACACTGAAGATTGAGTATGCCAAG CCAACCCGCCTCAACGTGTTCAAAAATGACCAGGACACCTGGGACTACACAAACCCCAACCCGAGTGGCCAAG ATGCTGACGCTGAAGGCAATTGGAACAATtcacaag ATCCCAATGCCAACCCCAACAAGCGTGCGAGGCCGCCAGCTTTATTAGGAGACCACCCTCCAGAGTATG GCGGGCAGACTGGTGCTTATCACGGCTACCATGATGAAAGTGGCTACGGGCCCCCTCCTCCTCACTATGAGGGCGGGCGCCGCATGGGGCCTCCAATGGGAGGGCGTGGCCGCGGACGTGGTGGAAGCTACGGGGGACCTGGGTACGGACATGGCCCACCTCCCCCCGGTGACTACACCGCCCACGCTGACTCCCCTGTTGTTATGGTGTACGGCCTGGAGCCCGCGAAGATCAACGCCGACAAGGTCTTCAACGTCTTCTGTCTCTACGGCAACGTGGAGCGG GTGAAGTTCATGAAGAGTAAGCCGGGGGCAGCCATGGTGGAGATGGGCGACTGCTACGCTGTGGACCGTGCCATCAGCCACCTCAACAACAACTTCCTGTTTGGACAGAAGCTCAACGTCTG TGTGTCCAAGCAGCAGGCCATCATGCCTGGTCAGTCCTACGAACTGGAGGACGGCTCCAGCAGCTTCAAGGACTTCCACGGCTCCCGCAACAACCGCTTCACCTCCCCGGAGCAGGCGGCAAAGAACCGCATCCAGCACCCCAGCAACGTCCTGCACTTCTTTAACGGGCAGCCCGACATCTCTGTGGAGGTCTTCAATGGG GTCTGTGAGGAACTTGGTGTGAAGATCCCATCCAATATCAAACTCTTCACCGGAAAGA GTGGCGCGACAGGTGAGAGGAGCTCATCCGGGCTGCTGGAGTGGGAGTCTATAAACGATTCCATGGAGGCTCTGGCCATGATGAACCACTACCAGATGAAGAACCCCA GTGGTCCGTACCCTTACACACTGAAGCTGTGTTTCTCAACCGCGCAGCATGCCAACTAG
- the LOC139530365 gene encoding heterogeneous nuclear ribonucleoprotein L-like isoform X2 produces the protein MAAAAGRYYNEGGRATKRQKTEDGMTTEGYDDPHKTVPSPVVHIRGLVDGIMEADLVEALQEFGTISYVVMMPKKRQALVEYEDMNGSCNAVTYAAENQVYIAGHPAFINYSTSQKISRPGDPDDSRSVNNVLLLTIMNPIYPITSDVLYTVCNNCGPVQRIVIFRKNGVQAMVEFDAVQSAQRAKASLNGADIYSGCCTLKIEYAKPTRLNVFKNDQDTWDYTNPNPSGQDADAEGNWNNSQDPNANPNKRARPPALLGDHPPEYGGQTGAYHGYHDESGYGPPPPHYEGGRRMGPPMGGRGRGRGGSYGGPGYGHGPPPPGDYTAHADSPVVMVYGLEPAKINADKVFNVFCLYGNVERVKFMKSKPGAAMVEMGDCYAVDRAISHLNNNFLFGQKLNVCVSKQQAIMPGQSYELEDGSSSFKDFHGSRNNRFTSPEQAAKNRIQHPSNVLHFFNGQPDISVEVFNGVCEELGVKIPSNIKLFTGKSERSSSGLLEWESINDSMEALAMMNHYQMKNPSKYSDCDNNTTANDTNGGPYPYTLKLCFSTAQHAN, from the exons ATGGCTGCCGCAGCAGGTCGCTATTACAACGAGGGTGGCAGAGCAACGAAAAGACAGAAAACCGAAGACGGGATGACGACG GAGGGCTATGATGACCCCCATAAAACAGTCCCTTCCCCAGTGGTCCACATCAGGGGCCTTGTCGATGGCATCATGGAGGcagatctagtggaagccctgcAGGAGTTCGGGACCATAAG TTATGTGGTCATGATGCCCAAGAAGCGCCAGGCCCTGGTGGAGTACGAGGACATGAATGGATCCTGCAATGCTGTGACCTATGCAGCCGAGAACCAGGTCTACATTGCCGGGCACCCCGCCTTCATCAACTACTCCACCAGCCAGAAGATCTCCCGGCCCGGAGACCCAGACGACTCGCGCAGCGTCAATAACGTGCTGCTGCTCACCATCATGAACCCCATCTACCCCATCACCTCG GATGTGCTGTACACAGTCTGTAACAACTGCGGACCCGTCCAAAGGATTGTCATCTTCAGGAAGAATGGCGTTCAGGCCATGGTGGA ATTTGATGCTGTACAAAGTGCCCAGAGGGCGAAAGCCTCTCTAAATGGGGCAGACATCTACTCTGGCTGCTGCACACTGAAGATTGAGTATGCCAAG CCAACCCGCCTCAACGTGTTCAAAAATGACCAGGACACCTGGGACTACACAAACCCCAACCCGAGTGGCCAAG ATGCTGACGCTGAAGGCAATTGGAACAATtcacaag ATCCCAATGCCAACCCCAACAAGCGTGCGAGGCCGCCAGCTTTATTAGGAGACCACCCTCCAGAGTATG GCGGGCAGACTGGTGCTTATCACGGCTACCATGATGAAAGTGGCTACGGGCCCCCTCCTCCTCACTATGAGGGCGGGCGCCGCATGGGGCCTCCAATGGGAGGGCGTGGCCGCGGACGTGGTGGAAGCTACGGGGGACCTGGGTACGGACATGGCCCACCTCCCCCCGGTGACTACACCGCCCACGCTGACTCCCCTGTTGTTATGGTGTACGGCCTGGAGCCCGCGAAGATCAACGCCGACAAGGTCTTCAACGTCTTCTGTCTCTACGGCAACGTGGAGCGG GTGAAGTTCATGAAGAGTAAGCCGGGGGCAGCCATGGTGGAGATGGGCGACTGCTACGCTGTGGACCGTGCCATCAGCCACCTCAACAACAACTTCCTGTTTGGACAGAAGCTCAACGTCTG TGTGTCCAAGCAGCAGGCCATCATGCCTGGTCAGTCCTACGAACTGGAGGACGGCTCCAGCAGCTTCAAGGACTTCCACGGCTCCCGCAACAACCGCTTCACCTCCCCGGAGCAGGCGGCAAAGAACCGCATCCAGCACCCCAGCAACGTCCTGCACTTCTTTAACGGGCAGCCCGACATCTCTGTGGAGGTCTTCAATGGG GTCTGTGAGGAACTTGGTGTGAAGATCCCATCCAATATCAAACTCTTCACCGGAAAGA GTGAGAGGAGCTCATCCGGGCTGCTGGAGTGGGAGTCTATAAACGATTCCATGGAGGCTCTGGCCATGATGAACCACTACCAGATGAAGAACCCCAGTAAGTACTCCGACTGCGATAACAACACCACCGCTAATGATACCAACG GTGGTCCGTACCCTTACACACTGAAGCTGTGTTTCTCAACCGCGCAGCATGCCAACTAG
- the LOC139530365 gene encoding heterogeneous nuclear ribonucleoprotein L-like isoform X5, with protein MEADLVEALQEFGTISYVVMMPKKRQALVEYEDMNGSCNAVTYAAENQVYIAGHPAFINYSTSQKISRPGDPDDSRSVNNVLLLTIMNPIYPITSDVLYTVCNNCGPVQRIVIFRKNGVQAMVEFDAVQSAQRAKASLNGADIYSGCCTLKIEYAKPTRLNVFKNDQDTWDYTNPNPSGQDADAEGNWNNSQDPNANPNKRARPPALLGDHPPEYGGQTGAYHGYHDESGYGPPPPHYEGGRRMGPPMGGRGRGRGGSYGGPGYGHGPPPPGDYTAHADSPVVMVYGLEPAKINADKVFNVFCLYGNVERVKFMKSKPGAAMVEMGDCYAVDRAISHLNNNFLFGQKLNVCVSKQQAIMPGQSYELEDGSSSFKDFHGSRNNRFTSPEQAAKNRIQHPSNVLHFFNGQPDISVEVFNGVCEELGVKIPSNIKLFTGKSGATGERSSSGLLEWESINDSMEALAMMNHYQMKNPSKYSDCDNNTTANDTNGGPYPYTLKLCFSTAQHAN; from the exons ATGGAGGcagatctagtggaagccctgcAGGAGTTCGGGACCATAAG TTATGTGGTCATGATGCCCAAGAAGCGCCAGGCCCTGGTGGAGTACGAGGACATGAATGGATCCTGCAATGCTGTGACCTATGCAGCCGAGAACCAGGTCTACATTGCCGGGCACCCCGCCTTCATCAACTACTCCACCAGCCAGAAGATCTCCCGGCCCGGAGACCCAGACGACTCGCGCAGCGTCAATAACGTGCTGCTGCTCACCATCATGAACCCCATCTACCCCATCACCTCG GATGTGCTGTACACAGTCTGTAACAACTGCGGACCCGTCCAAAGGATTGTCATCTTCAGGAAGAATGGCGTTCAGGCCATGGTGGA ATTTGATGCTGTACAAAGTGCCCAGAGGGCGAAAGCCTCTCTAAATGGGGCAGACATCTACTCTGGCTGCTGCACACTGAAGATTGAGTATGCCAAG CCAACCCGCCTCAACGTGTTCAAAAATGACCAGGACACCTGGGACTACACAAACCCCAACCCGAGTGGCCAAG ATGCTGACGCTGAAGGCAATTGGAACAATtcacaag ATCCCAATGCCAACCCCAACAAGCGTGCGAGGCCGCCAGCTTTATTAGGAGACCACCCTCCAGAGTATG GCGGGCAGACTGGTGCTTATCACGGCTACCATGATGAAAGTGGCTACGGGCCCCCTCCTCCTCACTATGAGGGCGGGCGCCGCATGGGGCCTCCAATGGGAGGGCGTGGCCGCGGACGTGGTGGAAGCTACGGGGGACCTGGGTACGGACATGGCCCACCTCCCCCCGGTGACTACACCGCCCACGCTGACTCCCCTGTTGTTATGGTGTACGGCCTGGAGCCCGCGAAGATCAACGCCGACAAGGTCTTCAACGTCTTCTGTCTCTACGGCAACGTGGAGCGG GTGAAGTTCATGAAGAGTAAGCCGGGGGCAGCCATGGTGGAGATGGGCGACTGCTACGCTGTGGACCGTGCCATCAGCCACCTCAACAACAACTTCCTGTTTGGACAGAAGCTCAACGTCTG TGTGTCCAAGCAGCAGGCCATCATGCCTGGTCAGTCCTACGAACTGGAGGACGGCTCCAGCAGCTTCAAGGACTTCCACGGCTCCCGCAACAACCGCTTCACCTCCCCGGAGCAGGCGGCAAAGAACCGCATCCAGCACCCCAGCAACGTCCTGCACTTCTTTAACGGGCAGCCCGACATCTCTGTGGAGGTCTTCAATGGG GTCTGTGAGGAACTTGGTGTGAAGATCCCATCCAATATCAAACTCTTCACCGGAAAGA GTGGCGCGACAGGTGAGAGGAGCTCATCCGGGCTGCTGGAGTGGGAGTCTATAAACGATTCCATGGAGGCTCTGGCCATGATGAACCACTACCAGATGAAGAACCCCAGTAAGTACTCCGACTGCGATAACAACACCACCGCTAATGATACCAACG GTGGTCCGTACCCTTACACACTGAAGCTGTGTTTCTCAACCGCGCAGCATGCCAACTAG